From the Hevea brasiliensis isolate MT/VB/25A 57/8 chromosome 15, ASM3005281v1, whole genome shotgun sequence genome, one window contains:
- the LOC131173802 gene encoding uncharacterized protein LOC131173802 — MSTTIYMLLRHGCGEMVLSMFEIKIPKDETAEPHHLSAILEFSEREYPRGMCSVQLGSEFYFLGGEHDLEDPRAPFDQWFPKDVYIFDPIDSKGSMKRGVSMNTGKVDPCAVVADGKIFVLSSSIAVDFTLPCYNEKGMPVDNSIRFFECFDPESDKWMVLDDPPIDIPIWRHFSFVGGRFIFFVGSDADHFRVLSVFNLDTLEWTSSTKLEKEKITADDFLTFTAVGEDSSDKYLYGLHGLLHNRILRERSMRA; from the exons ATGAGTACAACGATTTACATGTTGTTGCGTCATGGATGTGGAGAAATGGTTCTCTCTATGTTTGAAATCAAGATCCCAAAAGATGAAACAGCGGAACCTCATCATCTCTCTGCGATTCTTGAATTTTCGGAACGAGAATATCCCAGAGGAATGTGCTCCGTGCAGTTGGGGTCTGAATTCTACTTTCTTGGTGGGGAACACGACTTGGAGGATCCCAGGGCTCCTTTTGATCAATGGTTCCCAAAAGACGTGTATATCTTTGACCCTATTGACAGCAAAGGTTCGATGAAAAGGGGTGTGTCTATGAACACCGGAAAAGTTGATCCATGTGCAGTTGTGGCTGATGGTAAGATTTTTGTTCTTAGTAGCAGCATTGCTGTTGACTTCACTCTACCTTGTTATAACGAGAAAGGGATGCCCGTCGATAATTCTATCAGATTCTTTGAATGCTTTGATCCTGAGAGCGATAAATGGATGGTTCTTGATGATCCGCCAATAGATATTCCGATCTGGAGGCACTTCTCCTTTGTTGGCGGAAGGTTTATTTTCTTTGTTGGCAGTGATGCGGACCATTTCAGGGTACTTTCAGTCTTCAATCTGGACACCTTAGAATGGACATCCTCGACGAAGTTGGAGAAAGAGAAGATTACCGCTGACGATTTTCTCACTTTTACTGCAGTTGGGGAAGATAGCAGCGACAAATACCTTTATGGTTTGCATGGACTTCTCCACAACCGTATCTTAAG GGAGAGAAGCATGAGAGCATGA